The window cccttcccaTCCCGCTGCACGAAATCAAACACCCAAATCCCTAACATAAGGTATTTGTTTTCGGATCTGACCATGATTTTACCTACTAAATTCGATCTTTTTGCAACAGTGGTGTTTGTTTTCGCATCTGACCATGTTTGTTTTCGGATCTGACCATGCCCTAATACTGGGTCCGCCCCTGATTTGGAGATACTGAGGGTGGATGATGTTGTTCTTTTGCTTCAGGTTATTTGGCAAAGTTTGTCCTGAACCGCCTATCATGGTGAAAGGCTGGGTATTCTCTACTTTGTTAGTGGTTTTTCTAGTGTTTGCTGCACCATGCGGGGCATTCTACTTGCCAGGTAGTTACATGCACACATATCGGCAAGGCGAGGAAATAGGTGCAAAGGTGAACTCCCTCACTTCCATTGAGACAGAACTGCCCTTCAGCTACTACAGCCTCCCATACTGTCGTCCTAAAGATGACATTAAGAAGAGTGCTGAAAACTTGGGGGAGCTTCTGATGGGCGATCAAATTGATAATTCCCCATACCGTTTCCGTGTAAATGTCAATGAATCTCTGTATCTGTGTACCACAAACCCACTTGATGAGGCTGATGTGAAGCTCCTCAAGCAGCGAAGCCGTGATCTGTACCAGGTGAACATGATTCTTGACAATCTTCCTGTGAGGAGGTTCACTGAGCAGAATGGAATGACCATTCAATGGACGGGATATCCAGTTGGTTATATTCCAGAAGGCACAAATGATGTCTATATCATCAATCACCTGAAATTTAAGGTCTTGGTCCATAAGTATGAAGGAGGCAAAGTAAAGGTAGTTGGGACTGGGGAAGGAATGGAAGTGATCTCAGAGATGGACAGTGATGCCAACTCTGGCTTTGAGATTGTGGGATTTGAGGTGGTTCCATGCAGTGTGAAGCGTGATCCTAAAGACATGTTGAAGCTTAAGATGTATGATAAAGTCAATCCTGTGAACTGCCCTGTGGAGTTGGAGAAATCTCAATTGATCAAGGAGAAAGAGCAGATTACTTTTACATATGAGGTTGAATTTGTAAACAGTGATATCAGATGGCCATCACGGTGGGATGCCTACCTGAAGATGGAGGGTTCGAAGATTCACTGGTTCTCAATCATGAACTCATTGATGGTAATTCTGTTCTTGGCTGGCATTGTATTTGTCATATTCTTGCGGACGGTGAGGAGGGACCTGACTAGGTATGAAGAGTTGGATAAGGAGGCCCAAGCTCAGATGAATGAGGAGCTCTCTGGTTGGAAGCTTGTCGTTGGAGATGTCTTCAGAGAGCCAACCTCATCAAAGCTGCTCTGTGTCATGATCGGAGATGGCGTTCAGATTCTGGGCATGGCAATTGTCACCATTTTCTTTGCTGCGTTTGGCTTCATGTCTCCTGCATCAAGGGGAATGCTGTTGACAGGGATGATAGTCCTTTATATGTTACTTGGAATTGTGGCTGGATATGCTTCCGTCAGGCTTTGGAGGACTTTAAAAGGAACGTCAGAGGGATGGAGGCCTGTGTCCTGGTCAACCGCTTGTTTCTTCCCTGGCATTGTCTTCATTGTCCTCACTGTGTTAAACTTCATGCTGTGGACAAGAAATAGTACTGGAGCCCTTCCCATCTCACTTTTCTTCGGCCTTTTGTCCTTATGGTTCTGTGTCTCCATGCCACTTACGCTTCTAGGTGGTTTCTTTGGCACAAGGGCTGAGCCAATAGAATTCCCTGTTCGAACAAATCAGATACCAAGAGAAATCCCTGCAAAGAAGTACTCATGGCTCTTCATACTTGGTGCTGGAACTCTACCGTTTGGAACACTCTTCATAGAGCTGTTCTTCATTCTTTCTAGTATTTGGCTGGGAAGGTTCTATTATGTATTCGGCTTCCTCCTCGTTGTGCTCCTTTTGCTGGTTGTGGTCTGTGCTGAGGTATCAGTTGTTCTTACTTACATGCATCTCTGTGCGGAGgactggaggtggtggtggaaagCTTTCTTCGCCTCTGGAACAGTGGCCCTCTATGTGTTCCTTTACTCTATCAACTACTTGGTGTTTGATCTCAGAAGCTTGAGTGGGCCAGTTTCTGCTATGCTCTACATTGGATACTCTTTCATCGTCTCTCTTGCCATCATGCTAGCTACTGGTACTGTTGGGTTCCTGACATCGTTCTCTTTTGTCCACTACCTTTTCTCATCAGTCAAAATTGATTGAAGGCCTCATATTGTGGAATGTCTAAGTCAAAATGACCTGCAAGCTCAAATGGTTTGATCATTTCATCTTGCAGCCTTTTGCAGACTTGTGCTGTTCGTAATGTAGCTTATTACTGAGATTATTGTACTTGTTATGAACAGTATTTATATGTGCTTTTAAGCTTGTTGCTCCCTTCTTTGCTAGTACCTCCAATCTCATATGTTTGATGTTGGTTAGTTCAAAATTAAACTAATTACAAACATTCAACAATGGAGGGAAAATGCTCTCCAAAAAGGTCCTGACTCGACTAATATCGTTGGTGGCTTGTGATGTGGTTGCTCTGCAAGGTAGGTTTGCCACTGGAAAACTATTTTCATGTGTTTCCCATGCACACCGATTTGTGCTATGTGCTTACCCAAGAGTCCATAGAACACTAGATCTAGTCTATGATAATCAAGCATGCCGTTTTTACTTGGTCCTTTAGAACGAAAGGggcattgttttttttaaaaaaaaatcggtA is drawn from Panicum virgatum strain AP13 chromosome 1N, P.virgatum_v5, whole genome shotgun sequence and contains these coding sequences:
- the LOC120657072 gene encoding transmembrane 9 superfamily member 12-like; the encoded protein is MLYCCARRRRCSRRRAPPRQLRRRPLRCRARLFGKVCPEPPIMVKGWVFSTLLVVFLVFAAPCGAFYLPGSYMHTYRQGEEIGAKVNSLTSIETELPFSYYSLPYCRPKDDIKKSAENLGELLMGDQIDNSPYRFRVNVNESLYLCTTNPLDEADVKLLKQRSRDLYQVNMILDNLPVRRFTEQNGMTIQWTGYPVGYIPEGTNDVYIINHLKFKVLVHKYEGGKVKVVGTGEGMEVISEMDSDANSGFEIVGFEVVPCSVKRDPKDMLKLKMYDKVNPVNCPVELEKSQLIKEKEQITFTYEVEFVNSDIRWPSRWDAYLKMEGSKIHWFSIMNSLMVILFLAGIVFVIFLRTVRRDLTRYEELDKEAQAQMNEELSGWKLVVGDVFREPTSSKLLCVMIGDGVQILGMAIVTIFFAAFGFMSPASRGMLLTGMIVLYMLLGIVAGYASVRLWRTLKGTSEGWRPVSWSTACFFPGIVFIVLTVLNFMLWTRNSTGALPISLFFGLLSLWFCVSMPLTLLGGFFGTRAEPIEFPVRTNQIPREIPAKKYSWLFILGAGTLPFGTLFIELFFILSSIWLGRFYYVFGFLLVVLLLLVVVCAEVSVVLTYMHLCAEDWRWWWKAFFASGTVALYVFLYSINYLVFDLRSLSGPVSAMLYIGYSFIVSLAIMLATGTVGFLTSFSFVHYLFSSVKID